The region ACGGCGAGTATCACGGCGGCGATGGCCGCGCCGTACACGAGGATGTCCGTTCCGCCCTTCCATTCCAGCGCGACGCTGAAGAAGTTCACGCTGAGCGCCACGATCACGATGCCGATCAGTTTCTGTTTCAGGTCGTCGAAGGAGTCGATGTGCAGCCAGCGGGGCACGTTCTGCACGCGGCCCACGAACAGCGCCTGCAACCCGAACGAGATGATCAGCAGCGCGACACCGACCAGCAGCGTGTCGGCCTGCTCGACCGCCGCGACGATCAGGGTCTTGGTGGTGTGCGCCTCGCCCAGGTCACCCAGCGCCGCGCGGATGGTCACGTACGCCTGCGCGATGGCGGCGACGAACAGCGCGAGGCTGAACGCGAAGGAACTCAGCACGCCCAGTTCCACGATCAGGCGCGTGAACCCGAACGCGCCGGCCAGCGTGACGCGCCGCGTGCGGCTCAGGGGCGGGGCGGGACGCTTGGGCATGCCGCCCAGCATAACGGGCCCTTCAGCTGACGGCGCCCGGGAGAGGGCGCACCTCGTCCCCCACGCGGATCACGCCGCCCCGGATCACGCGGGCGGTCAGGCCCCCGTGCCCGCGCACGGCGTTGTACCCGCCCTCACCCAGCGTCTCCTCCATGCGGGAGCAGGGGTGGCACTCGCCGGTGCCCTCCAGGATCACCTCGCCGATCTGGAAGCGGCGGTCCTTCAGGGCCAGCAGGGGAATGCCGCGCACGGCGATGTTGCGGCGCAGCTGCTCCGGGCTCGCCTCGTCCAGCCCGGCCAGCGCGGCGATCACGGGCAGGTGCTCGGCCTGGATCAGCGTCACCTGCCGCCGCCCCGGCCCGCCGGGAATGGCGGGGGCGTTCGCGGGGCGCGCGGCCTCCCCGGCCTCGCCGGTCAGGGCGGTCAGGCGCGGCGGGGCGAGCTTGCCGTGATCGCCGACTAATCCCACCAGCGGGTGCGCCTCGACCTCCGTGACCGCCTGCACGGGCGCGCGCCGCGCGGGGCGCAGGCCCAGCCACTCGACCACGCCGGGCCGGGGGAAGGTGTCGCGCAACTCCTGAATGGTCTTCACCGCCCGATGCTAGCGGGTGGCGGCGCCTGTTATGCTGGGCGGCATGAGGCGTCTGACCCGACGTGCGTATCCCTGCCCGCCGCCACCGGTGGGAGCAGGGTCAGTCACAGCCTGAAATCCAACCCCCGAGCGGCGCATCCGGACAGTCCTGATGCGCCGCTCCCCCATGGAGTGCCCATGCAGAATGAAGTGAAGAGGCAAGAACCCGCCCCCATCCGATGGAACCTGCCCGTGGACGACCAGATCGACCTGCTGCGCCGCGGCGTCGTGGATCTGGTGTCCGAGGACGACCTGCGCCGCAAACTCGCCAAGGGCCAGCCGCTGCGCGTGAAGCTGGGCGCCGACCCGACCCGCCCGGACCTACACCTGGGGCACGCCGTGATCCTGCGCAAGATGCGCCAGTTCCAGGACCTGGGCCACAAGGTGATCATGCTGATCGGGGATTTCACCGCGATGATCGGCGACCCCAGCGGCAAGAGCAAGACCCGCCCGCCGCTGACGCTGGAGCAGACCCGCGAGAACGCCAAGAGCTACCTGGAGCAGTGCCGCCTGATCCTGCGCCAGGAGCCCGAGGTGCTGGAGGTCCGGTTCAACGGCGAGTGGCTGGAACCCATGGGCTACGCCGACGTGATCCGCCTCGCCAGCCGCTACACGGTGGCGCGCATCATGGAACGCGACGACTTCAAGAAGCGCTTCGAGGGCGGCGTGCCCATCGCCGTGCACGAACTGCTGTACCCGCTGACGCAGGGCTACGACTCCGTGGCGCTGGAGGCCGACGTGGAGCTGGGCGGCACCGATCAGCTGTTCAACAACCTCGTGGGACGCGCGCTGCAGCGGGATTACGGGCAGGAGTCGCAAGTCGTGATGACCCTGCCGCTGCTGGTCGGCCTGGACGGCACCGAGAAGATGTCCAAGAGCCTCGACAACTACATCGGCCTGACCGACGAGCCGCACGAGATGTTCACGAAGCTGATGAAGGTGCCCGATCCGCTGCTGGACAACTACTTCACGCTGCTGACCGACCTGCCCCGCCCCCGCATCGAGGAGCTGCTGGCCGGGCACCCGGTCGCGGCGCACCGCGAACTGGCGCGCGAGGTGGTGGCGTGGTTCCATCCGGACGCGGACCTGGACGCCGCCGAGGCCCGCTTCCGCAGCGTCGCGAAGGGTGGCATTCCGGAGAACATCCCGACCGTGACGGTCCCGGCGGCGGAACTGGCGAACAGTGCGGACCCTGAGCGGATCAGCCTGGTGAAACTGGTCGTGCTGGCGGGCCTGGAACCCAGCAACGGCGCGGCCCGCAAGCTGATGCAGAACCGGGGCCTGAAGCTGAACGGGGAGGTCGTGACGGACGCGCAGGCCAGCCTGACCCGTGAGCAGCTGTCCCAGGAGGGCGGCGCGGTCATCCAGAAGGGCAAGGACAAGTTCGCGCGGCTGGTGCTGGGGTCCTGATCCACCCCGGGGCTTCATGGGGCCTTCACGGGCTTCCCAGAGCCCCGGTCGGCTGGTCTTCATTCAATCTTCAGGTCTGTATGGGCGGGGAAAGTTATGCACAGGGCGCTGTGGACAACTGTCCCTGCCTGTGGACGACCGCTGGGCGCAGCAAAACCCTGTGCACAACCCAGCAGTTATCCACAGGGTCGGTGTGGAAAAAGCCCGTCCCTGTGGATAAAAATCTGACGAATCCCTGAATGTCCGGGTGGTGATCGGTCAGGGTTGCAGCAGATCCTCACGCAGACGCTCGACGCGCAGCATGTTCGTCGTGCCCCGCACCCCGAACGGCACGCCGGCCGTGATCACGTACCGGTCGCCCACGTCCGCCAGACCGCTGCGGCGCAGCTCCTCGTTCGCGATGCGGACCATG is a window of Deinococcus grandis DNA encoding:
- a CDS encoding YqhA family protein; translation: MPKRPAPPLSRTRRVTLAGAFGFTRLIVELGVLSSFAFSLALFVAAIAQAYVTIRAALGDLGEAHTTKTLIVAAVEQADTLLVGVALLIISFGLQALFVGRVQNVPRWLHIDSFDDLKQKLIGIVIVALSVNFFSVALEWKGGTDILVYGAAIAAVILAVGAYSVILTRLGHRPDAPDDQHAEP
- a CDS encoding MOSC domain-containing protein, with amino-acid sequence MKTIQELRDTFPRPGVVEWLGLRPARRAPVQAVTEVEAHPLVGLVGDHGKLAPPRLTALTGEAGEAARPANAPAIPGGPGRRQVTLIQAEHLPVIAALAGLDEASPEQLRRNIAVRGIPLLALKDRRFQIGEVILEGTGECHPCSRMEETLGEGGYNAVRGHGGLTARVIRGGVIRVGDEVRPLPGAVS
- the tyrS gene encoding tyrosine--tRNA ligase, which codes for MQNEVKRQEPAPIRWNLPVDDQIDLLRRGVVDLVSEDDLRRKLAKGQPLRVKLGADPTRPDLHLGHAVILRKMRQFQDLGHKVIMLIGDFTAMIGDPSGKSKTRPPLTLEQTRENAKSYLEQCRLILRQEPEVLEVRFNGEWLEPMGYADVIRLASRYTVARIMERDDFKKRFEGGVPIAVHELLYPLTQGYDSVALEADVELGGTDQLFNNLVGRALQRDYGQESQVVMTLPLLVGLDGTEKMSKSLDNYIGLTDEPHEMFTKLMKVPDPLLDNYFTLLTDLPRPRIEELLAGHPVAAHRELAREVVAWFHPDADLDAAEARFRSVAKGGIPENIPTVTVPAAELANSADPERISLVKLVVLAGLEPSNGAARKLMQNRGLKLNGEVVTDAQASLTREQLSQEGGAVIQKGKDKFARLVLGS